Proteins encoded by one window of Streptacidiphilus sp. PB12-B1b:
- a CDS encoding restriction endonuclease subunit S: MDGGGVPVVMPRDLAGIGISADGIRRIPEERASSLDRFRLQPGDIVVARRGELGRCAVVREAEKGWLCGTGCFLLRPAGDVDPDYLAAFLRSPEARAWLDSRSTGSMTMKTISLDVLAALPVTLPDPEVQQLVARLMRSAEEHDRLMMEGLVSTQRIRDDALRGLFGEQG, from the coding sequence GTGGACGGCGGCGGGGTTCCGGTGGTCATGCCGAGAGACCTGGCCGGTATCGGCATCAGCGCCGACGGCATCCGGAGGATTCCTGAGGAACGCGCCTCAAGCCTGGACCGGTTCCGGCTTCAGCCCGGTGACATCGTGGTGGCACGGCGGGGCGAACTCGGGCGTTGCGCTGTGGTGCGCGAGGCGGAGAAGGGCTGGCTCTGCGGAACAGGATGCTTCCTGCTACGACCGGCAGGTGACGTGGATCCGGACTATCTCGCAGCCTTTCTCCGTAGTCCGGAGGCTCGCGCGTGGCTTGATTCCCGCTCCACCGGGAGCATGACGATGAAGACCATCTCTTTGGACGTGCTGGCTGCTCTTCCTGTCACCCTGCCCGATCCTGAGGTGCAGCAACTAGTCGCCCGTTTGATGCGGAGCGCTGAAGAACACGACCGTCTGATGATGGAGGGCTTGGTGAGTACCCAGCGGATCCGCGATGACGCGCTTCGCGGGCTCTTCGGTGAGCAAGGCTGA
- a CDS encoding pyridoxal phosphate-dependent aminotransferase has translation MTARPLLNRRLDGLGTTIFAEMSALATATGAINLGQGFPDTDGPAEIAEAAVRAIREGRGNQYPPGPGIPELRTAVAEHQQRFYGLDYDPDTEVLVTAGATEAIAAAMLALLEPGDEVIAFEPFYDSYAACIAMAGATRVPLTLRAPDFRPDLDRLRALVTPRTRLLLLNTPHNPTGTVLTPAELAAIAELACAHDLLVVTDEVYEHLVFDGAHHPIAALPGMRDRTVSISSAGKTFSFTGWKVGWVTASRELVAAVRTAKQYLTYVSAGPFQYAVAEALCLPDAYFTTLRTDLLRKRDLLADGLRAAGFDVFTPQGTYFITTDITPFGEKDAYAFCRALPERCGVVAIPNSVFYDDPDAGRTQVRFTFCKRDEVLADAVDRLQGLRG, from the coding sequence ATGACTGCTAGGCCGCTGCTGAACCGCAGGCTGGACGGGCTGGGGACGACCATCTTCGCGGAGATGTCGGCGCTGGCGACGGCGACCGGCGCCATCAACCTGGGCCAGGGGTTCCCCGACACCGACGGCCCGGCCGAGATCGCCGAGGCCGCGGTCCGCGCCATCCGCGAGGGCAGGGGCAACCAGTACCCGCCCGGCCCCGGCATCCCCGAGCTGCGTACCGCCGTCGCCGAGCACCAGCAGCGCTTCTACGGCCTCGATTACGACCCGGACACCGAGGTCCTGGTCACCGCGGGGGCCACCGAGGCCATCGCCGCCGCCATGCTCGCGCTGCTCGAACCGGGCGACGAGGTGATCGCCTTCGAGCCGTTCTACGACTCCTACGCCGCCTGCATCGCCATGGCGGGCGCCACCCGCGTCCCGCTCACCCTGCGCGCCCCGGACTTCCGCCCCGACCTGGACCGGCTGCGCGCGCTGGTCACCCCGCGCACCCGGCTGCTGCTGCTCAACACCCCGCACAACCCCACCGGCACCGTGCTCACCCCCGCCGAGCTCGCCGCCATCGCCGAACTCGCCTGCGCGCACGACCTGCTGGTGGTCACCGACGAGGTCTACGAACACCTCGTCTTCGACGGCGCCCACCACCCCATCGCCGCCCTCCCGGGCATGCGCGACCGCACCGTCTCCATCTCCTCCGCCGGCAAGACCTTCTCCTTCACCGGCTGGAAGGTCGGCTGGGTCACCGCCTCCCGCGAGCTGGTGGCCGCCGTCCGCACCGCCAAGCAGTACCTGACGTACGTCAGCGCGGGCCCGTTCCAGTACGCCGTCGCCGAGGCCCTGTGCCTGCCCGACGCCTACTTCACCACCCTGCGCACCGACCTGCTGCGCAAGCGCGACCTCCTCGCCGACGGCCTGCGCGCGGCCGGCTTCGACGTCTTCACCCCGCAGGGCACCTACTTCATCACCACCGACATCACCCCCTTCGGCGAGAAGGACGCCTACGCCTTCTGCCGCGCCCTCCCCGAACGCTGCGGCGTCGTCGCCATCCCCAACTCCGTCTTCTACGACGACCCCGACGCCGGCCGCACCCAGGTCCGCTTCACCTTCTGCAAGCGCGACGAGGTGCTGGCGGACGCCGTCGACCGGCTCCAGGGGTTGCGCGGGTAG